From a single Salvelinus namaycush isolate Seneca chromosome 14, SaNama_1.0, whole genome shotgun sequence genomic region:
- the LOC120059442 gene encoding oxysterol-binding protein-related protein 2-like produces MNNEDKFYDAVTGLDSDESYEGASEASFKDAGVYDDTQRSNGSTSPENGIGKRRTTLPAPMFSRNNFSVWGILKKCIGLELSKITMPIVFNEPLSFLQRITEYMEHTYLINKACSLSDSIERMQAVAAFAVSAVASQWDRTGKPFNPLLGETYELTREDQGYRLISEQVSHHPPVSAFHAESLVGDFVFHGSIYPKLKFWGKSVEAEPKGTITLELLKHGEVYTWTNPFCCVHNVILGKLWIEQYGTVEILNHSTGDKCVLNFKPCGMFGKELHRVEGYIQDKSKNKLCVIYGKWTECMWSMDPQTYESNKKAEKKADSKKQKSPEEPEGFDSDDADNMPEVLETVAVIPGSTLLWRISSRPQHSAKMYNFTNFAMSLNELEPGMQATLAPTDCRLRPDIRAMENGDMDQASREKARLEEKQRSTQKDRSKDEEEWSTRWFQSGTNPYTSSQDWLYTGGYFDRKYADLPDIY; encoded by the exons ATGAACAACGAGGATAAATTCTACGACGCCGTAACAG GCTTGGACTCTGATGAGTCGTATGAAGGTGCGTCGGAGGCCAGTTTTAAAGACGCGGGGGTGTACGACGACACCCAGAGGAGCAACGGCTCCACGTCACCGGAGAACGGAATCGGGAAGCGCAG gacaacgctacctgccccaatgttcTCCAGGAACAACTTCAGTGTGTGGGGCATTCTGAAGAAATGCATTGGACTG gagctGTCCAAGATCACCATGCCCATCGTGTTCAACGAGCCCCTGAGCTTCCTCCAGCGGATCACAGAGTACATGGAGCACACATACCTCATCAACAAAGCTTGCTCGCTGTCTGACTCCATAGAGCGCATGCAG GCGGTAGCTGCTTTTGCCGTGTCGGCCGTGGCGTCGCAGTGGGACAGGACTGGAAAGCCCTTCAACCCTCTGCTAGGAGAGACCTATGAACTAACGCG AGAGGACCAGGGCTACAGGCTGATCTCGGAGCAGGTCAGCCACCACCCCCCTGTCAGTGCCTTCCATGCTGAGAGCCTGGTCGGGGACTTTGTCTTCCACGGCTCTATCTACCCCAAACTCAAGTTCTGGGGCAAGAGTGTGGAGGCTGAGCCCAAGGGAACTATCACACTAGAGCTCCTCAA GCACGGTGAGGTCTATACGTGGACCAACCCTTTCTGCTGTGTACACAATGTCATCCTGGGCAAACTGTGGATCGAGCAGTACGGCACTGTAGAAATCCTCAACCACAG TACTGGAGATAAGTGTGTGCTGAACTTCAAGCCGTGTGGCATGTTTGGAAAGGAGCTGCACAGGGTGGAGGGCTACATTCAGGACAAGAG TAAAAATAAGCTTTGTGTGATCTATGGGAAGTGGACCGAGTGCATGTGGAGCATGGACCCCCAGACGTACGAGTCCAACAAGAAGGCTGAGAAGAAGGCAGACTCTAAGAAACAGAAGAGTCCG GAGGAGCCTGAGGGGTTCGACAGCGACGATGCAGACAACATGCCTGAGGTCTTGGAGACTGTAGCTGTGATCCCTGGCAGCACCCTGCTGTGGAGGATATCGTCACGACCCCAACACTCTGCTAAG ATGTATAACTTCACTAACTTTGCCATGTCGCTGAATGAGCTGGAGCCTGGTATGCAGGCCACCCTGGCCCCCACAGACTGCCGCCTGCGGCCCGACATCAGAGCCATGGAGAACGGAGACATGG ATCAAGCCAGTCGAGAGAAGGCGAGGCTAGAGGAGAAACAGAGGTCGACGCAGAAAGACCGTTCCAAGGACGAGGAGGAATGGTCCACTCG ATGGTTCCAGTCAGGTACAAACCCCTACACGTCCTCTCAGGACTGGCTCTACACAGGGGGCTACTTTGATAGGAAATACGCTGACCTTCCTGATATCTACTGA